AAATACTATTATGAAAAATTCTAAAATTATAGGGTTAAAAGAGTCCGATTGCCAAAATATCACTGAAAAACTAAATATACTCTTAGCCAATTATTCTATTTTTTATCAAAATACAAGAGGTGCTCATTGGAATATCAAAGGGGCAGATTTCTTTACACTTCACCCTAAATTTGAAGAGCTTTACGACTCTTTAGTTCTTAAAATAGATGAAATTGCAGAAAGAATTTTAACACTAGGTGCTACACCTAACCACAATTATTCAGATTATTTAAAGGTTTCTTCCATCAA
The genomic region above belongs to Riemerella anatipestifer and contains:
- a CDS encoding Dps family protein, which encodes MKNSKIIGLKESDCQNITEKLNILLANYSIFYQNTRGAHWNIKGADFFTLHPKFEELYDSLVLKIDEIAERILTLGATPNHNYSDYLKVSSIKESKEVTDGNKCVEQILGAFKIVIDLQREILEIAGEAGDEGTNSQMSDYIKEQEKEVWMYNAFLGK